The Coffea arabica cultivar ET-39 chromosome 3c, Coffea Arabica ET-39 HiFi, whole genome shotgun sequence genome contains a region encoding:
- the LOC113735582 gene encoding limonoid 7-O-acetyltransferse-like, which translates to MSLSQTLTLYYPLAGVYKDDSSIECNDKGALFVTAHVHCNINELLNLPKFQQFHKLGTSSKFHEDGPFQVFVQFNTFSCGGVAIFTCFSHMVIDMTTISVFLKCWAAISRGSQDDQSPGHPYPRYESLVLFPPKDSVPLGFSVVVKGSLLKDGRSIRKRFVFSAPAISDLKVKGSSKRVPDPTSVEVVSSFIWKHAMAAAKVVKGFQQPSVIFHAADLRRRMVPPLPEYSAGNIGSPIVAEYDKIDDLEVKFGRLVKILRLAKEKNKDEFVPKLLSSAGFDMLIKFLEDWGEKCSNKDLNTYQFSSWCKIGLNEVDFGWGKPIWTSLVGGTEVESMYKNFVVLVDGSDGGIEAWLILEQKEMAVLENEGEFLAYASPNPGIIISLKKFKST; encoded by the coding sequence ATGTCTCTTTCCCAAACTTTAACTCTCTATTATCCACTTGCAGGCGTCTACAAGGATGATTCATCCATTGAATGCAATGATAAAGGAGCTCTATTTGTCACAGCCCATGTTCATTGCAACATCAACGAGCTACTAAATCTACCAAAATTTCAGCAGTTTCACAAGCTTGGCACCTCTTCAAAGTTCCATGAAGATGGTCCTTTCCAagtttttgttcaattcaacaCATTTTCATGTGGTGGGGTTGCGATTTTCACGTGTTTCTCTCACATGGTCATTGATATGACAACTATCAGTGTTTTCCTGAAATGTTGGGCTGCAATTTCTAGAGGTTCTCAAGATGATCAATCACCAGGTCATCCTTATCCTCGGTATGAATCACTAGTGCTTTTCCCTCCTAAAGACTCTGTTCCGCTTGGTTTCTCGGTGGTGGTCAAGGGATCCTTACTCAAAGATGGAAGAAGTATACGAAAAAGATTCGTGTTCAGTGCTCCAGCAATATCTGATCTCAAAGTGAAAGGTTCCAGCAAACGCGTACCGGATCCTACAAGTGTTGAAGTTGTGTCATCTTTCATCTGGAAGCATGCAATGGCTGCAGCAAAGGTAGTAAAGGGTTTCCAACAGCCATCAGTAATATTTCATGCAGCAGATTTGCGAAGAAGAATGGTGCCACCTCTACCAGAATATTCTGCTGGGAATATTGGTTCTCCAATCGTTGCAGAATATGATAAGATTGATGATTTGGAGGTAAAATTCGGAAGATTAGTGAAAATACTAAGATTGGctaaggaaaaaaataaggatGAATTTGTGCCAAAATTACTTAGTTCTGCAGGGTTTGATATGTTGATTAAGTTTTTGGAAGACTGGGGAGAAAAGTGCAGTAACAAAGATTTAAATACTTACCAATTCAGCAGCTGGTGCAAAATAGGATTAAATGAAGTCGATTTTGGCTGGGGAAAACCAATTTGGACTAGTTTGGTAGGTGGTACTGAGGTAGAATCCATGTATAAGAATTTTGTGGTTCTTGTTGATGGATCAGATGGTGGGATTGAAGCATGGTTGATATTGGAGCAAAAGGAGATGGCTGTACTGGAAAATGAAGGGGAGTTCCTTGCTTATGCTTCTCCAAATCCTGGGATCATAatatctttaaaaaaatttaaatcgACATAG